From the genome of Tepidamorphus gemmatus, one region includes:
- a CDS encoding transketolase, whose translation MARTTRLHAVDDASNAPDIATLEMLEKKVLWLSSWIIHNANHVRPNVDGLKVGGHQASSASLSTVMTALYFRILRPQDRVAVKPHASPAFHAIQYLFGNQTRKKLENFRGYGGAQSYPSRTKDVDDVDFSTGSVGLGVAITAFASLAQDYVLAHGGMKDWPEGRMVALLGDAELDEGNIFECLLEGWKHGLRNCWWVIDYNRQSLDSVVSDALFQKHADVFRALGWAVVTIKYGKRLEAAFARPGGDALRRWIDECPNALYSALVFQGGAAWRNQLRADLAHEPDVLRLIDGLDDDALARLMTDLGGHCMESVVEAFESAPEDRPVCFIAYTIKGHGLPFQGHKDNHAGLMTREQMAGFRAANGIGEGEEWDPTAGLGISPAELASILARAPFNARGRRRLEAGRVPVPSLPLPPLRGAMSTQEGFGKILDGIARAGGPLADRIVTTSPDVTVSTNLGPWVNRRGIFAREVRPDVFQERKLMSAQRWDMGPKGQHIELGIAENNLFLALGALGLAHSLFGERLLPIGTLYDPFIARGLDALNYACYQDARFILVATPSGVTLAPEGGAHQSIGTPLIGMAQDGLAYFEPAYVDELAVILEWAFDYIQRGGKAAAGEWLHEKEGGSVYLRLSTRPLDQPLRDIDEDMREGILKGAYWQRPPAEGASLVVAYSGAVAPEAASALGELLQIEPGAGLLAVTSADRLNAGWQAAQRARQIGRGAALSHVERLLAPLARDARIVTVIDGHPATLAWIGSVAGHRVEALGVEHFGQTGTIPDLYHHHRIDQTAIVEAGLATLPRGRRR comes from the coding sequence ATGGCCCGCACGACCCGGCTGCACGCCGTCGACGATGCATCGAACGCGCCGGACATCGCCACCCTGGAGATGCTCGAGAAGAAGGTGCTGTGGCTGTCCTCGTGGATCATTCACAACGCCAACCATGTGCGTCCGAACGTCGATGGGCTCAAGGTCGGCGGGCACCAGGCTTCGTCGGCATCTCTTTCAACGGTGATGACCGCCCTGTACTTCCGCATCCTGCGGCCGCAGGACCGGGTCGCGGTGAAGCCGCATGCCAGTCCCGCCTTCCATGCCATCCAGTACCTGTTCGGCAACCAGACTCGCAAGAAGCTCGAGAATTTCCGGGGCTATGGCGGCGCCCAGTCCTATCCCTCGCGCACCAAGGATGTCGACGACGTTGACTTCTCGACCGGCTCTGTCGGTCTCGGCGTCGCGATCACCGCGTTCGCCAGTCTCGCACAGGACTATGTCCTCGCCCATGGCGGCATGAAGGACTGGCCGGAGGGCCGCATGGTGGCGCTGCTCGGCGACGCCGAGCTCGACGAGGGCAACATCTTCGAATGTCTGCTGGAGGGCTGGAAGCACGGTCTGAGGAACTGCTGGTGGGTGATCGACTACAATCGCCAGAGCCTCGATTCCGTCGTCTCCGACGCCCTGTTCCAGAAGCATGCGGACGTGTTCAGGGCGTTGGGCTGGGCGGTGGTCACGATCAAGTACGGCAAGCGCCTCGAGGCCGCCTTCGCCAGGCCCGGCGGCGATGCACTGCGGCGCTGGATCGACGAATGCCCCAATGCGCTCTATTCGGCGCTGGTATTCCAGGGCGGCGCCGCCTGGCGCAACCAGCTGCGCGCCGACCTCGCCCATGAGCCGGACGTGCTGCGTCTCATCGACGGCCTCGACGACGACGCCCTTGCCCGGCTGATGACGGATCTCGGCGGCCATTGCATGGAAAGCGTCGTCGAGGCCTTCGAGTCGGCACCCGAGGATCGGCCTGTCTGCTTCATCGCCTACACGATCAAGGGCCACGGACTGCCCTTCCAGGGCCACAAGGACAACCATGCCGGCCTGATGACGAGGGAGCAGATGGCCGGCTTCCGGGCGGCAAACGGCATCGGCGAAGGCGAGGAATGGGACCCGACCGCAGGGCTCGGCATCTCGCCGGCGGAGCTTGCTTCGATCCTTGCGAGGGCCCCGTTCAACGCCCGGGGCAGGCGGCGGCTCGAAGCCGGTCGCGTTCCCGTGCCGAGCTTGCCGCTGCCGCCGCTGCGCGGCGCGATGTCGACGCAGGAGGGCTTCGGCAAGATTCTCGACGGCATCGCCAGGGCAGGCGGACCGCTCGCCGACCGCATCGTCACGACCTCGCCGGATGTCACCGTGTCGACCAATCTCGGCCCCTGGGTGAACCGGCGCGGCATCTTCGCCCGCGAGGTGCGACCGGACGTGTTCCAGGAGCGCAAGCTGATGTCGGCGCAGCGCTGGGACATGGGACCGAAGGGGCAGCACATCGAACTCGGGATCGCCGAGAACAACCTCTTCCTGGCGCTCGGGGCGCTCGGCCTGGCGCATTCGCTGTTCGGCGAGCGGCTGCTGCCGATCGGCACGCTGTACGATCCGTTCATCGCCCGTGGCCTCGATGCGCTGAACTATGCCTGCTATCAGGATGCCCGCTTCATCTTGGTCGCGACACCCTCCGGCGTGACGCTGGCGCCGGAGGGCGGAGCGCACCAGTCGATCGGCACGCCGCTGATCGGCATGGCGCAGGATGGGCTCGCCTATTTCGAGCCTGCCTATGTCGATGAACTCGCGGTCATCCTGGAATGGGCGTTCGACTACATCCAGCGTGGCGGCAAGGCCGCGGCCGGCGAGTGGCTGCACGAGAAGGAGGGCGGTTCAGTCTATCTGCGGCTGTCGACGCGTCCGCTCGACCAGCCGCTCCGGGACATCGACGAGGACATGCGCGAGGGAATCCTCAAGGGCGCCTACTGGCAGCGACCACCGGCCGAGGGCGCGAGCCTCGTCGTCGCCTATTCAGGGGCGGTCGCACCGGAGGCCGCCTCCGCGCTCGGCGAACTGCTTCAGATCGAGCCGGGCGCAGGATTGCTGGCGGTGACATCGGCCGACCGGCTGAACGCTGGCTGGCAGGCGGCACAGCGGGCCCGCCAGATCGGCCGCGGCGCGGCACTCTCCCACGTCGAGCGATTGCTGGCGCCACTCGCCCGCGATGCCCGTATCGTCACGGTCATCGACGGCCACCCGGCGACGCTTGCCTGGATCGGTTCCGTCGCCGGGCATCGCGTCGAGGCGCTCGGTGTCGAGCATTTCGGCCAGACCGGTACGATCCCCGACCTCTATCATCACCACCGGATCGACCAGACGGCAATCGTGGAGGCGGGACTGGCGACACTTCCGCGAGGCCGGCGGCGCTGA
- a CDS encoding CaiB/BaiF CoA transferase family protein, translating to MVNRPLSGIRVLDFSTLLPGPLAGLILAEAGAEVIKVERPEGEEIRRFVPRWGDDSIHFALLNRGKRSVTVDLKDPGAAARLEPLIRDCDVLIEQFRPGVMSRLGLDYERVRAIRPDIVYCSITGYGQSGPKSQVAGHDLNYIAETGLLALSHGSAAHQVIPPALVADIGGGTMPTVLNILLALIGRQRTGEGAYIDIAMSDAMFTYAWWAYGMGHAFGDWPGNGDSLLSGGSPRYQIYPTRDGRFVAVAALEQKFWDELCDLIGLERRLRDDSVDPAATIAAMRAIFGNRSSEDWAAVFEGRDCATNVVRTLAEAAKDPHFLERGLFDHVLENQAGQRIPALVVPVAPQFRGPAATPGRAPTLGADNDLLDGSVRQ from the coding sequence TTGGTCAATCGACCGCTATCCGGCATCAGGGTTCTCGATTTCTCGACGTTGCTGCCCGGGCCCCTTGCGGGGCTGATCCTCGCCGAGGCTGGCGCCGAGGTCATCAAGGTGGAGCGGCCGGAGGGGGAAGAGATCCGCCGGTTCGTGCCACGCTGGGGCGATGATTCGATTCATTTCGCGCTTCTCAATCGGGGCAAGCGCAGCGTCACCGTCGATCTCAAGGATCCGGGTGCGGCGGCACGCCTCGAGCCGCTGATCCGCGACTGCGACGTGCTCATCGAGCAGTTCCGACCGGGCGTCATGAGTCGGCTCGGCCTCGACTACGAGCGCGTCAGGGCAATCCGGCCGGATATCGTCTATTGCTCGATCACCGGCTACGGACAGTCCGGGCCGAAATCCCAGGTCGCCGGCCACGATCTCAACTACATCGCCGAAACCGGACTGCTGGCGCTGTCGCACGGCAGCGCCGCGCACCAGGTGATCCCGCCAGCGCTCGTCGCCGACATCGGCGGCGGCACCATGCCCACCGTGCTCAACATCCTGCTCGCGCTGATAGGGCGCCAGCGCACCGGGGAGGGTGCCTATATCGACATCGCGATGAGCGATGCGATGTTCACCTACGCCTGGTGGGCCTACGGAATGGGCCACGCCTTCGGCGACTGGCCGGGCAACGGCGACTCGCTGCTGTCGGGCGGATCGCCCCGCTACCAGATCTACCCGACACGGGACGGCCGCTTCGTGGCGGTGGCCGCGCTGGAACAGAAGTTCTGGGACGAGCTGTGCGACCTCATCGGGCTGGAACGGCGCCTGCGCGACGACAGCGTCGATCCGGCCGCCACCATCGCGGCGATGCGCGCGATCTTCGGCAACCGCTCGTCCGAAGACTGGGCAGCGGTGTTCGAGGGCAGGGACTGTGCGACGAACGTGGTGCGCACGCTAGCCGAAGCGGCGAAGGATCCGCACTTCCTCGAACGCGGGCTGTTCGATCACGTGCTGGAGAACCAGGCCGGCCAGCGCATTCCTGCGCTTGTCGTACCCGTGGCGCCGCAGTTCCGCGGCCCCGCCGCAACGCCCGGGCGCGCTCCGACGCTCGGCGCCGACAATGATCTACTCGACGGCAGCGTAAGGCAATGA
- a CDS encoding AEC family transporter has product MQQVLTLSMPFFGLIFLGYVGGKLVRHPQDGLAWLNTFIVYFALPALFFQLLSETPFEQLAQWSFVLTTTFATYCMFTLAFLIGFVVTRGNIRESTVQALIGSYSNIGYMGPGLTLAALGPAATVPTALIFCFDNAMLFTLVPLLMALGRNDQVNGVQMALGIVKRVLLHPFILATIAGVLAAYFEFRPPEAVDRLLTYLRSAAAPCALFAMGVTVALRPIKRVPAELPALILIKLILHPALVLVLLSFVGAFDPVWVYTAILMSALPPALNVFVLAQQYQTYVERASSSILIGTVVSIFTLTSVLYLISNALVPSDLFP; this is encoded by the coding sequence GTGCAGCAGGTCCTAACACTGTCGATGCCCTTCTTCGGGCTGATCTTCCTGGGCTATGTGGGCGGCAAGCTGGTCCGCCATCCGCAGGACGGGCTCGCCTGGCTCAACACCTTCATCGTCTACTTCGCGCTGCCCGCGCTGTTCTTCCAGCTCCTGTCGGAAACCCCCTTCGAGCAGCTCGCGCAATGGTCGTTCGTGCTGACCACGACCTTCGCGACCTACTGCATGTTCACCCTGGCCTTCCTCATCGGTTTCGTGGTGACGCGAGGCAACATCCGCGAGTCGACGGTACAGGCACTGATCGGCAGCTATTCGAACATCGGCTACATGGGCCCTGGTCTCACCCTTGCCGCCCTCGGCCCCGCCGCGACCGTCCCCACGGCGCTCATCTTCTGCTTCGACAACGCAATGCTGTTCACCCTCGTGCCGCTCCTGATGGCGCTGGGGCGCAACGATCAGGTCAACGGCGTGCAGATGGCCCTGGGCATCGTGAAGCGGGTCCTCCTGCATCCCTTCATCCTGGCGACGATCGCCGGGGTCCTGGCCGCATACTTCGAGTTCCGCCCCCCCGAGGCGGTCGACCGGCTCCTGACCTACCTGCGTTCGGCGGCTGCGCCCTGCGCGCTGTTCGCCATGGGCGTCACCGTCGCCCTGCGACCGATCAAACGGGTTCCAGCGGAGCTGCCGGCGCTGATCCTGATCAAGCTGATCCTGCATCCGGCGCTGGTACTGGTCCTGCTCAGCTTCGTCGGCGCGTTCGATCCCGTATGGGTCTACACGGCCATCCTGATGTCGGCACTGCCGCCGGCGCTGAACGTGTTCGTCCTGGCGCAGCAGTATCAGACCTATGTCGAGCGGGCGTCGAGCAGCATCCTGATCGGAACCGTGGTTTCGATCTTCACTCTGACAAGCGTGCTGTATCTGATATCCAACGCGCTGGTGCCGTCCGACCTGTTCCCGTGA
- a CDS encoding UbiH/UbiF family hydroxylase, whose product MVAAENRFDVVVAGGGPAGLSAALAIAAAGLTVAVVDPLADPARDRRTSALMVASVRMLRRLGVWSDCAAEAAPLERLRIIDDTGRLVRAPSVEFAASEIGEAAFGWNIHNRVLVATLRRRIGEMPSAHLIVATVTGIELDADGAVVRLADGSRLAAALVVAADGRRSLCRRAAGIAVDEWSYDQAALVTDLEHERPHCGVSTEFHGCNGPFTLVPLPGDRSSLVWVDRPRAVETFAALSPEGLAGEIERRSHRLLGRVRAAARCATYRLSGLNARRYAARRVALVGEAAHVIPPIGAQGLNLGLRDAAMIAEIVADAFEAGRDIGGEEVCTAYDAARRIDIVSRAGAVDLLNRTLLSDFVPLQALRAAGLRVLSGIGPIRRLIVREGIAPTHGLPRIMRPADGDGMTAGSLPYAAVE is encoded by the coding sequence ATGGTCGCAGCGGAGAACCGTTTCGATGTCGTGGTCGCCGGCGGGGGGCCGGCCGGACTGTCCGCGGCGCTGGCGATCGCCGCAGCCGGATTGACGGTGGCCGTCGTCGATCCGCTGGCGGATCCGGCCCGTGATCGGCGCACCTCCGCTCTGATGGTCGCCTCCGTCCGGATGTTGCGGCGGCTCGGGGTGTGGAGCGATTGTGCCGCGGAGGCCGCGCCGCTCGAAAGACTGCGGATCATAGACGATACCGGCCGATTGGTGCGCGCACCGAGCGTCGAGTTCGCCGCCAGCGAGATCGGCGAAGCGGCATTCGGCTGGAACATCCACAACCGGGTTCTGGTCGCGACGCTGCGCCGCCGGATCGGCGAGATGCCGTCGGCGCATCTGATCGTCGCGACGGTGACGGGGATCGAGCTCGACGCCGACGGGGCAGTCGTCCGTCTTGCCGACGGCAGCCGTCTCGCGGCCGCGCTGGTGGTCGCCGCGGATGGGCGTCGCTCGCTGTGCCGACGGGCAGCGGGCATCGCGGTCGATGAATGGAGCTATGACCAGGCGGCCCTCGTCACCGACCTCGAGCATGAACGCCCGCATTGCGGCGTGTCGACGGAATTCCACGGCTGCAACGGCCCGTTCACCCTCGTGCCACTGCCCGGCGACCGGTCCAGCCTCGTCTGGGTCGATCGGCCGCGCGCCGTCGAGACGTTCGCCGCGCTTTCGCCGGAAGGGCTTGCCGGAGAGATCGAACGGCGGTCGCATCGCCTGCTCGGCCGGGTGCGCGCAGCCGCGCGCTGCGCAACCTACCGTCTGTCCGGACTGAACGCCCGCCGCTATGCCGCCAGACGCGTCGCGCTGGTCGGCGAGGCCGCCCACGTCATTCCGCCGATCGGTGCCCAGGGGCTCAATCTCGGTCTGAGGGACGCCGCGATGATCGCCGAAATCGTCGCGGACGCCTTCGAGGCCGGTCGCGACATCGGCGGCGAGGAGGTCTGTACGGCCTATGACGCGGCTCGACGTATCGACATCGTGTCGCGGGCGGGCGCGGTGGACCTCCTCAATCGCACCCTGCTGTCGGATTTCGTCCCGCTTCAGGCTTTGCGCGCCGCAGGTCTCCGCGTGCTGTCGGGGATCGGGCCGATCCGGCGGCTGATCGTGCGTGAAGGTATCGCTCCGACCCACGGGCTGCCGCGAATCATGCGTCCGGCCGACGGTGACGGCATGACGGCCGGCTCATTGCCTTACGCTGCCGTCGAGTAG
- a CDS encoding HpcH/HpaI aldolase/citrate lyase family protein, translating into MKLPRNFYRPLAVGAPAPYTELPIRAERMIHFVPPHIEKVRAKVPELIRQVDVVLGNLEDAIPADAKQAARAGFIEIGLGNDFGDTGLWVRINALNSPWALDDVTEIVAALGDRLDVIMLPKVEGPWDIHYLDQLLAQLEARHGLTKPVLIHAILETAEGVNNVAEIAAASPRMHGMSLGPADLAASRAMKTTRVGGGHPGYLVLEDADGDRPRQRFQQDLWHYTIARMVDACAANGIKAFYGPFGDFSDPAACEAQFRNAFLMGCTGAWTLHPSQIDIAKRVFSPDPEEVRLARRIIAAMPDGTGAVMIDGKMQDDATWKQAKVIVDLAELVARKDPDLAAGYGVI; encoded by the coding sequence ATGAAGCTGCCGAGGAATTTCTATCGACCGCTGGCCGTGGGAGCGCCGGCGCCCTACACTGAGCTGCCGATCCGGGCGGAGCGGATGATCCACTTCGTGCCGCCGCACATCGAGAAGGTTCGCGCCAAGGTGCCGGAGCTCATCCGTCAGGTCGATGTGGTGCTCGGCAATCTCGAGGATGCGATTCCCGCCGACGCCAAGCAGGCGGCGCGGGCAGGCTTCATCGAGATCGGGCTTGGCAACGACTTCGGGGACACCGGCCTGTGGGTCCGGATCAATGCGCTGAACAGTCCCTGGGCACTGGATGACGTGACCGAGATCGTCGCGGCCCTGGGCGACCGGCTCGACGTGATCATGCTGCCGAAGGTCGAGGGCCCCTGGGACATCCACTATCTCGACCAGCTGCTGGCGCAGCTCGAGGCCCGACACGGTCTCACCAAGCCCGTGCTGATCCACGCCATCCTGGAGACGGCGGAAGGCGTCAACAATGTCGCCGAGATCGCTGCGGCGAGTCCGCGAATGCACGGGATGAGCCTGGGACCCGCCGATCTCGCCGCCTCGCGGGCGATGAAGACGACGCGGGTGGGCGGCGGACACCCGGGCTACCTCGTCCTCGAGGACGCTGACGGCGACAGGCCGCGCCAACGCTTCCAGCAGGATCTGTGGCATTACACCATCGCACGCATGGTAGACGCCTGCGCGGCGAACGGCATCAAGGCATTCTACGGCCCGTTCGGCGACTTCTCGGATCCGGCGGCCTGCGAAGCGCAGTTCCGCAATGCCTTCCTGATGGGGTGCACCGGCGCTTGGACGCTGCATCCCAGTCAGATCGACATCGCCAAGCGGGTATTCAGTCCCGATCCTGAGGAGGTGCGTCTCGCCCGTCGCATCATCGCGGCGATGCCGGACGGCACCGGTGCCGTGATGATCGACGGCAAGATGCAGGACGACGCGACCTGGAAGCAGGCGAAGGTGATCGTTGATCTGGCCGAGCTGGTCGCCCGCAAGGACCCGGACCTTGCTGCGGGCTACGGCGTGATCTGA
- a CDS encoding DUF1326 domain-containing protein codes for MSEKWAINGELALSCNCTVFCPCVLSLGKHPPTEGYCQTWAGIRIDQGRFGDVDLGGINVALVMEIPGLMSRGNWTAGLFVDDRADIQAVRALTRIFTGRAGGSTGLLSILVGRFLGVQQTPVSYTVDGKTRIVKVPKIIDGAITPVSGSNGGGDVVITNSQYWIAPDITVCQADRSRMRGFGRNWDFAGRSAELCRIEWRGP; via the coding sequence GTGTCGGAGAAGTGGGCGATCAACGGCGAGCTCGCGCTGAGCTGCAACTGCACGGTCTTCTGCCCCTGCGTGCTGTCGCTCGGCAAGCATCCGCCGACCGAGGGCTACTGCCAGACCTGGGCCGGCATCCGTATCGACCAGGGCCGTTTCGGCGATGTCGATCTCGGCGGCATCAACGTGGCGCTGGTCATGGAGATTCCGGGTCTGATGTCGCGTGGCAACTGGACGGCTGGCCTGTTTGTCGATGACCGCGCCGACATTCAGGCCGTTCGGGCATTGACCCGCATCTTCACCGGGCGCGCCGGCGGCTCCACCGGATTGCTGTCGATCCTTGTCGGGCGATTCCTTGGCGTGCAGCAGACACCGGTGAGCTATACGGTCGACGGGAAAACACGTATCGTGAAGGTACCGAAAATCATCGACGGGGCGATCACCCCCGTCTCCGGGAGCAATGGCGGCGGCGACGTCGTGATAACGAACAGCCAGTACTGGATCGCGCCCGACATCACGGTCTGCCAGGCGGATCGCAGCCGAATGCGCGGTTTCGGCAGGAATTGGGACTTCGCCGGGCGCAGCGCCGAATTGTGCCGCATCGAATGGCGCGGCCCATGA
- a CDS encoding CDP-alcohol phosphatidyltransferase family protein translates to MSSGVATQERRLAAAAVHALTASGVVWAFLALVAAVRGDWPVMFAWLGVALFVDGIDGPLARKVGITRVLPDWNGETLDLVVDYLTYVFIPAYAAVAAGLFPPNFGVVGAAIICLSSAAFFAKRNQKSKDNFFIGFPAVWNLVLFYWMIFDTGPEVVLASTIAFGLLTFFPMHFIHPVRVVRFRNLSLAVTMSAFVLALVAILEELNPDGWVKAGLAAALAYLLGVSLWRTLIGERE, encoded by the coding sequence ATGAGCAGCGGCGTGGCAACCCAGGAGCGCAGGCTTGCGGCGGCGGCGGTTCATGCGCTGACCGCGTCCGGCGTCGTCTGGGCGTTCCTGGCACTGGTTGCGGCCGTGCGCGGCGACTGGCCGGTGATGTTCGCCTGGCTGGGGGTCGCGCTGTTCGTCGATGGGATCGACGGTCCGCTGGCGCGCAAGGTCGGCATCACCCGCGTCCTGCCCGACTGGAACGGCGAGACGCTGGATCTCGTCGTCGACTACCTGACCTACGTGTTCATTCCCGCCTATGCGGCTGTCGCCGCCGGTCTGTTCCCGCCGAACTTCGGCGTGGTCGGCGCGGCGATCATATGCCTGTCGTCGGCGGCCTTCTTCGCCAAGCGCAACCAGAAGAGCAAGGACAATTTCTTCATCGGCTTTCCGGCCGTCTGGAATCTCGTCCTATTCTACTGGATGATCTTCGATACGGGACCCGAAGTCGTGCTCGCCTCCACAATCGCCTTCGGGCTGCTGACCTTCTTCCCCATGCACTTCATCCATCCGGTGCGCGTGGTCCGCTTCCGCAATCTGTCGCTGGCGGTCACCATGTCGGCCTTCGTGCTGGCGCTCGTCGCGATCCTTGAGGAACTGAATCCCGACGGCTGGGTTAAGGCGGGGCTGGCGGCTGCGCTGGCCTACCTGCTCGGCGTGAGCCTTTGGCGGACACTGATCGGCGAGCGGGAGTGA
- a CDS encoding Lrp/AsnC family transcriptional regulator: MIDAIDRRIIRELQADGRITNQALAERVGLSPSPCLRRLRRLEEAGVIRGYTALIDQEAYGLPINVFASVKLTRQTEDALAEFDAAVKRWDEVLDCFLMTGTRDYLLRIAVDSLEAYERFLRTRLTRLACVGSIESSFALGIVKTTPVLPLVAD, translated from the coding sequence ATGATCGACGCGATCGACCGGCGGATCATCCGCGAATTGCAGGCGGACGGCCGCATCACCAACCAGGCGCTGGCCGAAAGGGTCGGCCTGTCGCCCTCGCCCTGTCTCAGGCGGCTGCGGCGGCTGGAGGAGGCAGGCGTAATCCGCGGCTATACAGCGCTCATCGACCAGGAGGCGTACGGCCTGCCGATCAACGTGTTCGCCTCGGTCAAGCTGACCCGCCAGACCGAGGACGCGCTCGCCGAGTTCGACGCGGCGGTCAAGCGCTGGGACGAGGTGCTCGACTGCTTCCTGATGACCGGCACGCGCGACTATCTGCTGCGCATCGCGGTCGACAGCCTTGAAGCCTACGAGCGGTTCCTCAGGACAAGGCTGACACGGCTCGCCTGCGTCGGCTCGATCGAGTCGAGCTTCGCGCTCGGCATCGTCAAGACGACGCCGGTGCTGCCGCTGGTGGCGGACTAG
- a CDS encoding TerC family protein — protein sequence MFDLLTDPNAWAALATLTVMEIVLGIDNVVFISILVSRLPASRARIARQIGLGLALAFRIAFLFGLTWLMGLTATLFDVLGEPVTWRDLILLGGGLFLLVKGTMEIHRGIEGDDHGAATAVNAAFAVIVAQIIVIDLIFSVDSIITAIGMAQHIEIMITAVVIAVAVMYLASGPVSEFIKHHPTTKMLALAFLLLIGVALIADGAGFHIPRGYIYFAMAFSAAVEFVNVMARRRQLAREQRY from the coding sequence ATGTTCGACCTGTTGACCGATCCCAATGCCTGGGCGGCCCTTGCCACGCTCACGGTCATGGAGATCGTCCTCGGCATCGACAACGTCGTCTTCATCTCGATCCTGGTCAGCCGCCTGCCGGCCAGCCGGGCGAGGATCGCCCGCCAGATCGGCCTCGGCTTGGCGCTTGCATTCCGGATCGCCTTTCTGTTCGGGCTGACCTGGCTGATGGGCCTGACGGCAACCCTGTTCGACGTGCTGGGCGAGCCGGTCACGTGGCGCGACCTGATCCTGCTCGGCGGCGGCCTGTTCCTGCTGGTGAAAGGCACGATGGAGATCCATCGCGGCATCGAGGGCGACGATCACGGCGCCGCGACGGCGGTGAACGCGGCCTTCGCGGTCATCGTCGCGCAGATCATCGTCATCGACCTGATCTTCTCGGTCGATTCGATCATCACCGCGATCGGCATGGCCCAGCACATCGAGATCATGATCACCGCCGTCGTCATCGCTGTCGCAGTCATGTATCTGGCCTCCGGGCCGGTCAGCGAGTTCATCAAGCACCATCCGACCACCAAGATGCTGGCGCTCGCCTTCCTGCTGCTGATCGGCGTGGCGCTGATTGCCGACGGGGCCGGATTCCACATCCCGCGCGGCTACATCTACTTCGCGATGGCCTTCTCGGCGGCGGTCGAGTTCGTCAACGTCATGGCCCGGCGCCGGCAACTCGCACGCGAACAGCGGTACTGA
- the hspQ gene encoding heat shock protein HspQ translates to MKARSAKFKIGQVVRHRIYPFRGVIFDVDPVFANTEEWWLSIPEDVRPRKDQPFYHLLAENSETEYIAYVSEQNLLPDETGEPVRHPQVAEMFDVLEAGVYQSRVHRTH, encoded by the coding sequence ATGAAGGCGAGAAGCGCGAAGTTCAAGATCGGTCAGGTCGTGCGGCACCGCATCTATCCGTTCCGCGGCGTGATCTTCGACGTCGACCCCGTCTTCGCCAACACCGAGGAATGGTGGCTGTCGATTCCGGAGGACGTGCGGCCGCGCAAGGACCAGCCATTCTACCATCTGCTGGCCGAGAACAGCGAGACCGAGTACATCGCCTATGTGTCGGAACAGAACCTTCTGCCCGACGAGACCGGCGAACCGGTACGCCATCCGCAGGTCGCGGAGATGTTCGACGTGCTGGAGGCCGGCGTCTATCAGAGTCGCGTCCACCGCACTCACTGA
- a CDS encoding DUF2182 domain-containing protein — protein sequence MTITPGGGFPHLGAFEARLAGALGRPHLATWAALGALVLLAWAYLALAATAVGLGGTFGALGPGMATFDRLIGDFAHQDRLFAAISGNAWLSALIAVCAVSPADWSIADLVLHASMWLAMGVAMMLPTAAPMIRTYAEIADTAAGQGRRVVSPLVLAAGYLTIWSAFAVAATGLEWAIGLAGLVEAPMAALPGWLAVAVMAGAGAYQFTAIKTACLVRCARPFPVLFANWTEDPAGVFRLGIRQGIHCLGCCWALMLVMFAVGMMNIVWIAGLAVVMTAEKVVATRWFSGLVGVVLLGWAAAAALALATA from the coding sequence ATGACCATTACCCCCGGAGGCGGGTTCCCCCATCTGGGAGCGTTCGAGGCGCGCCTTGCAGGCGCGCTCGGACGACCACACCTTGCGACATGGGCTGCGCTGGGCGCCCTCGTCCTGCTCGCCTGGGCCTATCTGGCGCTCGCGGCCACGGCTGTCGGGCTCGGCGGCACGTTCGGGGCGCTCGGGCCGGGGATGGCGACCTTCGACCGCCTGATCGGAGACTTCGCCCACCAGGATCGGCTGTTCGCCGCGATTTCCGGCAACGCCTGGCTCTCGGCACTGATCGCGGTCTGCGCGGTCTCGCCAGCCGACTGGTCGATCGCCGACCTCGTCCTGCACGCCTCGATGTGGCTGGCGATGGGCGTGGCGATGATGCTGCCGACCGCTGCGCCGATGATCCGGACCTATGCCGAGATCGCCGACACGGCGGCCGGACAGGGCAGGCGGGTGGTGTCGCCGCTGGTCCTGGCCGCCGGCTACCTGACCATCTGGTCAGCTTTTGCCGTCGCGGCGACCGGTCTCGAATGGGCAATCGGACTTGCCGGGCTGGTGGAGGCGCCGATGGCGGCGCTTCCCGGCTGGCTGGCCGTGGCGGTGATGGCGGGTGCCGGCGCCTACCAGTTCACCGCCATCAAGACGGCCTGTCTCGTCCGCTGCGCGCGCCCCTTTCCGGTGCTGTTCGCGAACTGGACCGAGGACCCCGCAGGCGTCTTCCGGCTGGGCATCCGCCAGGGCATCCATTGTCTGGGCTGCTGCTGGGCGCTGATGCTGGTAATGTTCGCCGTCGGGATGATGAACATCGTCTGGATCGCCGGGCTGGCCGTGGTGATGACGGCCGAGAAGGTCGTCGCGACCCGCTGGTTCAGCGGTCTCGTTGGCGTGGTGCTGCTCGGCTGGGCGGCGGCGGCAGCGCTTGCGCTGGCCACCGCCTGA